AAATCTTTATGTTCCAGTCAACCAATCAGAAAATTAAACAGGTTGATTTAAAATGCCCTCAGAAAAAAGTGTAGTGTGAATGCGTCCTCAGCTACGAGTGTTTTCCCCCGTTCTTTTAGAAAACGCCGTATCCGTCACTGTGGCGTGTCGCCACAGCAAAGGCAGGGTATCCCTCATAGGTGGTGTAGGCGGTCAGGTCCTGACCCAGAGTCACGGCCTGCTTCAGCTGGGAGGCAACAGCTGACGAGGCCGGACTCGCCAGAGTGTAACCTGGAGAGAGACGAGACAGGAAGTTCTATCAGGAAGTCTTTCACTTTGGATAATGTACACAGTCAATAATCATCAGGCTGAGAACGGaacatttcaattatttttattattattttataattatattatttattcactaacacagagaagaggaagaagaccgTGGAGGTGGAGTTGAGTGAGAACAGGCACACTTGTGATGTCATCgccaataaagacatttttcagaAGAAGACACCATGTTTACAATTTCTATGTTCTGTATCATAGTCAACTGGACATGTTTTAGtttgttgaagacgtttcacttcTCACACTCCTAAACCCTGTAAGAACACTCCCacaccctgtaaggacactcccatattCTGTAAGAACActcctacactctgtaaggacactcccacaccctgtaaggacactctcacacccTGTacagacactcccacaccctgtaaggacactcccatactctgtaaggacactctcacaccctgtaaggacactcccatattctgtaagaacactcccaaactctgtaaggacactccaacaccctgtaaggacactctcacacccTATACGGACACTCCCACatcctgtaaggacactcccatattCTGTAAGGAGTATCCCAtactctgtgaggacactcccacactctgtacagacactcccacacaggggtAAAAAGCCTGTGATTCCCCTCCAGTTAGTAACACCTGAAGAAGAGGTGAGacatcttcaacaaactgaaaccgGTCCAGTTACCTACCATACAGCACTTGGAGTCACCACGACTTGGATGattgagaaccttcatcaacatgtttgcAATTTGCAGCAAAATGTTGATTTCCTCTCATCAGTCTGTGTCTGACTGTCGGTTTAGTTGTTTTGAGTAAAGAGTTAGTTTCTGCTGGTACGGACCTTCACATACCTGGGAAGGCTACTgaagccacagcagcagcagtagcacaGCTGGCATCGGCAGCGCCCTCTGTCTGCAGGCTGAGTGTCTGCAGGGTGTGTTCGGCTGCGTGGACTTTAGCTTCTTCGACAGCTGCACACAGTTTAGCCGGGGTGAAGGGATGGCTGCAGAGACAGAAGACCAGTCAGAGGGTGTACAGGTGTACAGATGACATGTAATATGACACTGGCAGTATTTTCTTCACTGTCATCAGTGCTTGCTCATGGGGGGAAAGTTGGGTCTCTGTAAATGAATGGATCAAGGAGTTTGATACAAACAAAGGTTGATTAATTGACACTGAGATGTTTTTAGTATTCGCAGTATTAATTGCAGTAACAGCAGTATTATTACATGTTTGGGTTCTGTGTGGCCAAAGCTGGTATGGTGATCTTGTAGAGGaagagttgtctctggtctggacCGATGGCTGAGTGGAGCTGATAGACGGGTTGACCCCAGTTATTCTTCTGACACAACTCCTCCAGaacctgacagacagacagacagattgatTCCATCCAGCTCATCAAACAGAAGACTGCGGTCTGAGTACTTTGTTAAATGGTAAAACTGATGAAAatggtggaaaaacaaaaaacaagagctCATCATCCAGTGATCTGTGAACTGTCTGGTTCTCAGGTGTGCTCTGTTACCTGTGGTGCAGGCTTGATGGCGGCGGCCTTCAGGCTCATGGCAGCAGGGTTCATGGGGGTCAGCTCCATGCCCGGCAGCAGGTCGTACAGCTTCTCCTCCGCCTGTTTGTCCCCCTTCAGCCCATAGATGGCGCCACCAGCACCACTGCCTCGACCCATGGCTCCGACCCCGGCAGCGTAGGCCAGGTAGCCCCGCCCACCCAGCCCCCGCACCCCGGCAGCCCCTACAGGTACAGTCATGTAAATTTCTACAGGAGACCGAAAAGGCAGTGAAATCAATCAAATCACCGGAAATCAACCGGGAAGAAGAATCACACAGAGAAAATTAGAGTGAACAAGTACAGTGGTCGTCATGGTAACGGTGCGTCTACCTATCATCCGCTCAGCATTTTTAATCTCCATGATTGTTTTTAAAGTTACCATCTATTTTTGCACAGTCTTTCAAGATTCGGACATGTGACTCAAGTCCTTTTGTCCAagtttgatttttatttctttataggAATCAAGTCGAGTCGAGTCGAGTCGAGTTCAGGTTCATCCCCTCCCCAAGTCCTGCAGTGTGATGAGGCGTTCAGACTGAACACAAAGTGTATTATTCAAGATTCAACAGTTAGGATTATATACAAAGGAGGATGAGAGGATAATACTCTCTAGTCGTGGCTGTTTGCAGACACCCAGAGCTGTACGATGACATGCCGACTGTACTGAGACCGGACAATAAGGAGCTGCTGTGGAGGGAAGACAGCGAGGGAGCTGGACTACCTGGTAACTCATGAACATTTGTCTGAGTACAGCAGAGCCCCGATTGATCCGAGCCGAAACACCTGACGAAGCGTCAATTCAGGCTTCTTACAAGGCGACATCATGATGTTTCTTCAGCTTCCGATCCGTTTATTGATTCAGATCACAGAGAAATCTCTTGTTTCTGGGGTCGGACTGATGTGGTGAGACTGATTCATTCAGTCTACCTGCTGCTCAAAGTTATCTTTTATTGATTTCGACACACTTAGTAAGAAGCTGCCACTCagtggagacagatggacagactgAGACCTGGACACCGGTCGGCCTCGTCCAGCTGGTTGCTGCGAGAGTAACAATAATACATCTAATGATCTTGTGATCAAACTCACGAGGCAAATGTTCTCTTGGTGTTTGTTCTGAACGCACCATTGTCTTCAGTTTGTGTCTCCATATCTAAACGTTTCAAAAAGTCTGATAGTGAATTAAATTTGTattataattattgatattCATTAATAAATGTGGTCAAAcgaacacacaaaacatttttatttcttagtTTTTCCTTCATTGAAAAATTTGTAGAAAAACAGACGGACTAAAATAAATTTTATGAAGAACTTAAAACCAAATGAACACGAACAAGTCAGTGAAGTCTTTAGTCTTTGAGTCGAGTCGGAggtcatttattttttgactCCACTTGTGATGTTTGATTAACTGAAGAAGTCTCTCGTTGATTCAGTTCATGTTTGATTCCTCTTAACAACAATATTGGAGACACATTCAAACATTCTTTGTGTCTGATCGGATCTTGATTCCAAACAGTTCAGTCATGAAATGTTTTCTCTGATTTGACCGTTTCATAAGCCCCGCCCCTCCCAGTGACTGtctccacacatgcacaccttcCAGTTCCTCCAACGCCACATTGACTGTTCTCTCATGCTGTCTATTGGCGGCCCCTGGTGGACAGAAGGTTCACTACAGGTGAACCCAGTCTGTCCCTGTTTAATGGCCGATTACAGGCAGGTGGGCTTCAGGCCACTGAGCTGTCTGCTGCGGTTCATTCCACCTGCCGTCTGGTCCTGAGAGTGTaagcttgtttgtatttatttgcattttcctCGTTGTCTGAGTTCATTATTAATGCAACACGATGCAGCTTGTTGGTCGGTTAAAGACCACAAAAACCAGGTATATCTAGGTGGTTCTGATGTGGATCCAAACAGACATCCAGCTCTAGTggatttaacatgttttatttgatattggatcagGCTTTATGGAATTAatggggactgttgggcctttgcggaggtatgcactctaatGAGGGTCATTCTAATTCTAGATGTTATTTTCAGAGCATAAAGTGAAATAATGTTATACAGTTTGCAAAGATAACTGTGGCAGATTCGACACCAGCATTCATGTTAGTTTTTAAAAGAATGCGTCCAGACAGCAGGTGACCATCAGTTTGAATACTAAACTGACTTTAGCTCTTAAATATCTTTAATATGTCCATGAGACTAACGCTAACACCAGATGTCTTGTTGCACAGAACCATCTAGAAACTAGCTGCTGGACCTCCTGTGTCGTTCTCTTCTCTTGGTTAGTGAGACAAACTGATGCTACAGCAGCTACGCTAACCTCTGGAGGAGCCGTTGTTGTTTCAGCgctccctgctggaaaaaacaggaTAGATCagaaccaaaacacaacaaatgctggtcttgctggtgaccggtcaccagcaagaccagcatatgttgtgttttggttctGGTCTTGTTGCTAGTCTATGCTGGTTGTtccagcagagcagagctgctaacgttagcttgttgTGACCCAAACACCCTCTGGTACTAGTTCTGGTGGCTACGTTGTGATTGGACAACAGTTGCAGTTTGGGGGCGGGGTTTAGTGAACGGTCAATTCAATGAAGACACTTTTTATCTGAATTTGGAGTTGAACTGGGAATGTGACGTCTGTCAAAGAGAAGGTTCAGGAGATTCTGACAGCAGCCGTTTGATTTAAAACTCATGATGATGTTAGATCTCAGTGACGAGCAGCTGTGGAGGAGCTCAGACTCACACAGGACCAGGAGGTTTGTGTTCAGCACATcaaaagtctgacactgtttgtACAAGTCATAAAATGTGAAGAGGATCTCTATGCCAGCAGTAAAGTTTATAATCTGAACTAAAATACTGGATCGTGTCTGAGTGTGAGCTCTTCATCCATCTGTGTTTTAACATCCAGCCCGCTGACGGTCAAGTTCCGTCTGTTTCAGCGTGGATCAGCAGAGACGACTGTCCTCACCTCTGACAGACGGCGTCCTGATCAAACCTCGGCCTCCGACGTGAGCTTTGGCCGGCGGGAAGCGGAACTGACCTGGTACGGCGGTGTAGGCCTGGGGGGCGTAAAACACGGGCGGGCCCAGGTACGCCGCGGACGGGTCGTACACctggagagagaagacagcTTCTTTATCTTCAGGAAAATGAGTCTCAACAGACGCTGTCAGAAGTCGAATCCCTCTGACTCTAATGATCGACTTCTCCGCCAGAGCCAAAACTTGAAGTTCTGAGTTAAACCTCTCAGGGCATGAAGGGTTTCTGAGTTTTATctcttaaaaaataatatttgtgGTGTTTACATCAGTAACCTGCCTGTGTCTCTTTATGGTGTAATGAACTAAACTGTCCACTAGATGGAGCTGTTCACCACAGTGACTCTTCAATCATTCATCAGTCACTGCAGCTGATGTTCCAGAAAGGTTTACCTGCCTGCCAGAAAACTGATGAAGCCTCTTaaagaaagaataaagaaaggagcagtctgtagattaaaggttcagtctgtagattaaaggagcagtatgtagattaaaggagcagtctgtagattaaaggttcagtttgtagattaaaggagcagtctgtagtttaaaggagcagtctgtagtttaaaggttcagtctgtagattaaaggagcagtctgtagattaaaggagcagtctgtagattaaaggagcagtctgtagattaaaggttcagtctgtagattaaaggttcagtctgtagattaaaggagcagtctgtagattaaaggttcagtctgtagtttaaaggttcagtctgtagattaaaggagcagtctgtagattaaaggagcagtctgtagattaaaggttcagtctgtagattaaaggttcagtctgtagattaaaggagcagtctgtagattaaaggttcagtctgtagattaaaggtgcagtctgtagattaaaggagcagtctgtagattaaaggtgcagtttgtagattaaaggagcagtctgtagattaaaggagcagtctgtagattaaaggttcagtctgtagtttaaagaagcagtctgtagattaaaggagcagtctgtagattaaaggttcagtctgtagattaaaggagcagtctgtagattaaaggagcagtcagTAGATttaaggagcagtctgtagtttaaaggttcagtctgtagattaaaggttcagtctgtagattaaaggagcagtctgtagattaaaggagcagtctgtagtttaaaggagcagtctgtagattaaaggttcagtctgtagtttaaaggttcagtctgtagattaaaggttcagtctgtagattaaaggagcagtctgtagattaaaggttcagtctgtagattaaaggagcagtctgtagattaaaggttcagtctgtagattaaaggagcagtctgtagattaaaggttcagtctgtagattaaaggttcagtctgtagtttaaaggttcagtctgtagattaaaggttcagtctgtagattaggAGAAGAAATGATAATAAgtagagaaagatcttcattggccGATAAACAAACTAACTAACCAAACTGGcctaaaaggacaacacactttatactgtttgactttgctATGTTATATATGTGGCGGACTCTGCCACCTTTTCAGCTTAATCTTCCTCTAAGAACAGCTCGATGATTCACTGATGGAGTTagtttgtatttcttctccaaaaccacagAGAGCTTCTTTAAGTGACACAAACATTACAGATAATAAAGTCCAAGAGGACAGCTGTGACTTCTACTCTTGAATCTATAACGACGCTCTTGTACATCAGATATTCTGGGACGAGGACGGTCTCCTGCAGGACTCGTACCTGTCCCAGAGTGTAGGCAGTGTAGTCGGTCTGCAGCAGAGATCCTCCCCGTCCTCCGGTGCCTCTGGTGTAACGGACGTAACTGTCTTTGTCGACCGGCTTGGCCAGAGTCACCTCGATAGGAGAGCCATCCACCAGCTGGAGGAATAAGGACaaaacttaaaggaacagtgcaGCCAGAAATGTTTGCGCTCACTTGAACTACTTTATAAGCTGTTACGCATCCGTAGTGTTTCTGTCCTAACAGTCAGAATGTGTTGGTGTTCTCTGATCAGTCTGACCTTTCCATTGAGAGCGTTCATGGCGGTGACAGCGTCTTCTCTCTGGGTGAAGTGGACGAAGGCGTAGTCTCTGATCTTCTTCACTCGCTCCACCGCGCCTGAACACACCATGAACttatttgtaaaataaagtcttttttcaGCCTCCTGGAGCTTCAGTGTTCCAAATCATAAAGGTCCTAACATAGATCCCTGTGCACCAGAAGTCTGTACTTCACACCCCAAATCATCAAATCTTTCACATAAAATCTACCTGCAGAGATTCAAAACTCAATAATTCATCACGCTATGGTGCATTCAAGGACACTCGACATCAGAGCTTTAAGATAAGCCTGCTGGATTGTGTAGTGTCACCTGGTCTGAGGCTGTTAAACTCCTTCTCTATGGTCTCCTCTGTGGTCTGCAGCATCAGGTTCCTGACGTACAGTATCTTGACGGTCGCCATGGTATCctcatccacctccacctcaggCTCCGCCCAGTCCACGGCGATGGCGTGACCCCACAGCTGAATCCGGCCtggcagagagacagaacaggTTGGTTTCATCTCgtcttcattgtttttgttaatgaaCGTGACGCTGTGACCCAATGTTGCCTTCAAGTTCCACTGGAAATAATCAGAAATGGGAAACTAGGGCGCACAGAACAcatgaacatttgtttttggGTCACAGTTCTGTTCATTCTCTGCTGCATTCTTAAGGTTCTGCATGCCATTAAAAAATCCTGTGGAACTACTTTGCTGCCTCCTGGTTGCTCTGCTCTAGTTTAAGTGTACTCAGCAGTAATTATTTGGACCACAGCGAGTTCTGAACTAAAGAGAGACGTCGGGCAGAAATCCAACAGAACCGCAGAACCAGGTGACTCAGCACCTCTGGTTCTTTCCGCCTGGCTTCATGTTACACAAACACTCTCCCTCCAATAAACCTCGTCTCTATCTTATCACCGACGGCTTCGTTATCACAGACTAACAAATGTTTTCTGACCCACTCAGACTGAAACATGGATGTCTGACTGTGTTTATGGTGGTTCTGATAGCACTGATCACTCTTTCTTATCTTATCATCACACCCATCAGAGCTCTTCTGCCATTGGACACTGACccagtgacagcagctgtgattggctggtgatAACATGAAGGagactttgacatttttgatgatgTTGTGTTAATTTTTACGAGGTGTTTGACACTTTTAATGTTTGCACATCTTTGAAATAACTTGTTAGCAAAACCATCATATATGTATGAATATAGTTGATTTGAATcaaccttcatcatcatcatcctcatcatgtCTGATGTAATGTAATCAGCTaattttagcatgctaacatgctaaaccaAGATGGTGAACAAGGTCAAATGTGACAGCATGCTCGACAGTTTTGAAATTTAACtttaaagattatttatttattatttttatttataaattaaaatgtattttatcaacAAATTCCGTTATAAAACAAGTATCagttacttttacttgtattaacttgagtacatttaacatcagatactttaagagtTGTACTCGAGTACTGTTCATATGGCTGATGTTCACTAAtactaaagtaatattttaccacaacatctttacttttactcgagtgtGACTGTTGGCCTTAGCATTTCGCTCAAAGACGGGCTGTGAGCTGCGAGCATGGCTGCAGACTGAGTCGTGTAAATGAAACAAGTCCATGTGGAGTTATGATTTGTTGTTGCACCAGCCAGtactctgtgatgtcactatGGTTAGACGAGTACTCGGCTGGAGTGAGTAATCCTCATGAGGTAACTGACTTCAGCTTATttattgtagtttgtaaaaatCTTACTCTTGTATAAAAATTTAGAAACTTCTGATCAAACCAGATCAATTTCATCCTTAAACcaacaacttcctgtctgttccacccacttcctgtttgagtcCCGCTCTTTCCAAACATGGGTATGGATAATTCACTCTGTTGACCATGTATCAATAAAGGTAGAGATAATGGTGCACTGACTCATCCTTAATTCTCACATGACTTagttggaaaaacaaacaagtattGTCGAGACGACTGTCGGGTCTTTGGCGTCTACCTGGCAGCAGTTTGCGGCGGGCCATGGCGGCCGCCCGGTGGCTCTCGTACTCGACGAAGGCGAAGCCTCGGTTCTT
Above is a genomic segment from Sparus aurata chromosome 20, fSpaAur1.1, whole genome shotgun sequence containing:
- the a1cf gene encoding APOBEC1 complementation factor isoform X2, translated to MESNQKAGGDGLAGTQKEAALRALMQRTGYKLQQENGQRRYGGPPPDWDGPPPERGSEIFVGKLPRDLFEDELVPLCEKFGKIYEVRMMMDFNGNNRGYAFVTFSTKQEAKTAMKQLNNYEIRNGRLLGVCASVDNCRLFVGGIPKTKKREEILSEMRKVTDGVVDVIVYPSAADKSKNRGFAFVEYESHRAAAMARRKLLPGRIQLWGHAIAVDWAEPEVEVDEDTMATVKILYVRNLMLQTTEETIEKEFNSLRPGAVERVKKIRDYAFVHFTQREDAVTAMNALNGKLVDGSPIEVTLAKPVDKDSYVRYTRGTGGRGGSLLQTDYTAYTLGQVYDPSAAYLGPPVFYAPQAYTAVPGQFRFPPAKAHVGGRGLIRTPSVRGAAGVRGLGGRGYLAYAAGVGAMGRGSGAGGAIYGLKGDKQAEEKLYDLLPGMELTPMNPAAMSLKAAAIKPAPQVLEELCQKNNWGQPVYQLHSAIGPDQRQLFLYKITIPALATQNPNIHPFTPAKLCAAVEEAKVHAAEHTLQTLSLQTEGAADASCATAAAVASVAFPGYTLASPASSAVASQLKQAVTLGQDLTAYTTYEGYPAFAVATRHSDGYGVF
- the a1cf gene encoding APOBEC1 complementation factor isoform X4, which translates into the protein MESNQKAGGDGLAGTQKEAALRALMQRTGYKLQQENGQRRYGGPPPDWDGPPPERGSEIFVGKLPRDLFEDELVPLCEKFGKIYEVRMMMDFNGNNRGYAFVTFSTKQEAKTAMKQLNNYEIRNGRLLGVCASVDNCRLFVGGIPKTKKREEILSEMRKVTDGVVDVIVYPSAADKSKNRGFAFVEYESHRAAAMARRKLLPGRIQLWGHAIAVDWAEPEVEVDEDTMATVKILYVRNLMLQTTEETIEKEFNSLRPGAVERVKKIRDYAFVHFTQREDAVTAMNALNGKLVDGSPIEVTLAKPVDKDSYVRYTRGTGGRGGSLLQTDYTAYTLGQVYDPSAAYLGPPVFYAPQAYTAVPGQFRFPPAKAHVGGRGLIRTPSVREIYMTVPVGAAGVRGLGGRGYLAYAAGVGAMGRGSGAGGAIYGLKGDKQAEEKLYDLLPGMELTPMNPAAMSLKAAAIKPAPQVLEELCQKNNWGQPVYQLHSAIGPDQRQLFLYKITIPALATQNPNIHPFTPAKLCAAVEEAKVHAAEHTLQTLSLQTEGAADASCATAAAVASVAFPGM
- the a1cf gene encoding APOBEC1 complementation factor isoform X1, producing the protein MESNQKAGGDGLAGTQKEAALRALMQRTGYKLQQENGQRRYGGPPPDWDGPPPERGSEIFVGKLPRDLFEDELVPLCEKFGKIYEVRMMMDFNGNNRGYAFVTFSTKQEAKTAMKQLNNYEIRNGRLLGVCASVDNCRLFVGGIPKTKKREEILSEMRKVTDGVVDVIVYPSAADKSKNRGFAFVEYESHRAAAMARRKLLPGRIQLWGHAIAVDWAEPEVEVDEDTMATVKILYVRNLMLQTTEETIEKEFNSLRPGAVERVKKIRDYAFVHFTQREDAVTAMNALNGKLVDGSPIEVTLAKPVDKDSYVRYTRGTGGRGGSLLQTDYTAYTLGQVYDPSAAYLGPPVFYAPQAYTAVPGQFRFPPAKAHVGGRGLIRTPSVREIYMTVPVGAAGVRGLGGRGYLAYAAGVGAMGRGSGAGGAIYGLKGDKQAEEKLYDLLPGMELTPMNPAAMSLKAAAIKPAPQVLEELCQKNNWGQPVYQLHSAIGPDQRQLFLYKITIPALATQNPNIHPFTPAKLCAAVEEAKVHAAEHTLQTLSLQTEGAADASCATAAAVASVAFPGYTLASPASSAVASQLKQAVTLGQDLTAYTTYEGYPAFAVATRHSDGYGVF
- the a1cf gene encoding APOBEC1 complementation factor isoform X3; this encodes MESNQKAGGDGLAGTQKEAALRALMQRTGYKLQQENGQRRYGGPPPDWDGPPPERGSEIFVGKLPRDLFEDELVPLCEKFGKIYEVRMMMDFNGNNRGYAFVTFSTKQEAKTAMKQLNNYEIRNGRLLGVCASVDNCRLFVGGIPKTKKREEILSEMRKVTDGVVDVIVYPSAADKSKNRGFAFVEYESHRAAAMARRKLLPGRIQLWGHAIAVDWAEPEVEVDEDTMATVKILYVRNLMLQTTEETIEKEFNSLRPGAVERVKKIRDYAFVHFTQREDAVTAMNALNGKLVDGSPIEVTLAKPVDKDSYVRYTRGTGGRGGSLLQTDYTAYTLGQVYDPSAAYLGPPVFYAPQAYTAVPGAAGVRGLGGRGYLAYAAGVGAMGRGSGAGGAIYGLKGDKQAEEKLYDLLPGMELTPMNPAAMSLKAAAIKPAPQVLEELCQKNNWGQPVYQLHSAIGPDQRQLFLYKITIPALATQNPNIHPFTPAKLCAAVEEAKVHAAEHTLQTLSLQTEGAADASCATAAAVASVAFPGYTLASPASSAVASQLKQAVTLGQDLTAYTTYEGYPAFAVATRHSDGYGVF